A region of Larus michahellis chromosome 15, bLarMic1.1, whole genome shotgun sequence DNA encodes the following proteins:
- the MAN1B1 gene encoding endoplasmic reticulum mannosyl-oligosaccharide 1,2-alpha-mannosidase — translation MYSAAAAASPPRRDFISVTLSPEEAVGAGGYNNSKAWRRRSCWRKWKQLSRLQRSVILFLFAFLAVCGVISYTSMGEPWKSLTNKSLDDQRTEPGIPGLKLANPAVLPAPQKADANLGDYPELSPQKLPKPPHVRRGPSNLQIKPPRRDVRLKTRHGTSRVVEEPVQADKEEKTEKSVISWRGAVIEPDQSTEPPSSKIKEPEKPSSVEDVDQKEPVPINERQMAVIEAFRHAWKGYKDFAWGHDELKPLSKSYSEWFGLGLTLIDALDTMWILGLKEEFEEARKWVANDLVFDKNVDVNLFESTIRILGGLLSTYHLSGDSLFLEKAKEIGNRLMPAFKTPSKIPYSDVNIGRGTAHPPRWTSDSTVAEVTSIQLEFRELSRLTGDEKFQKAVDEVMKHVHTLSGKNDGLVPMFINTNSGQFTHLGVYTLGARADSYYEYLLKQWIQGGKKENELLEDYMRAIEGVKKHLLKRSQPKKLTFVGELAHGHFSAKMDHLVCFLPGTLALGAHNGLTADHMKLAEALIETCYQMYAQVETGLSPEIVHFNLHAQKGHKDVEIKPADRHNLLRPETVESLFYMYRFTGDKKYQDWGWEILQNFNKYTRVPTGGYTSINNVQNPSNPEPRDKMESFFLGETLKYMFLLFSDDIDLINLDKYVFNTEAHPLPIWAPA, via the exons ATGTActcggctgctgccgccgcctcgccgccgcGACGGGACTTCATTTCCGTCACCCTCAGCCCAGAGGAGGCGGTGGGGGCCGGCGGCTACAATAACAGCAAGGCGTGGAGGCGGCGCTCCTGCTGGCGG AAATGGAAGCAGCTGTCTCGACTACAGAGGAGCGTAATTCTCTTCCTGTTTGCCTTCTTGGCAGTCTGTGGAGTCATTTCATACACAAGCATGGGGGAACCGTGGAAAA GTCTAACAAACAAATCATTGGATGATCAGAGAACGGAACCAGGAATTCCTGGATTAAAGCTGGCAAATCCAGCTGTTCTACCAGCACCCCAGAAAGCCGATGCCAACCTTGGAGACTACCCAGAGCTTTCACCACAG AAGCTGCCAAAACCGCCTCATGTTCGGCGTGGTCCTTCCAATCTTCAGATCAAGCCACCACGGAGGGATGTGAGGCTGAAGACCCGACATGGTACCAGCAGGGTCGTAGAAGAGCCGGTCCAGGCTGATAAAGAAGAGAAAACGGAGAAATCTGTTATCAG ctggagaggagcagtgATAGAACCTGACCAAAGCACCGAACCTCCATCTAGTAAAATAAAGGAACCAGAAAAACCTTCATCTGTGGAAGATGTAGACCAGAAGGAACCAG TGCCCATAAACGAACGTCAGATGGCTGTGATAGAAGCATTCCGCCATGCCTGGAAAGGATACAAGGATTTTGCCTGGGGCCATGACGAGCTGAAACCTTTGTCCAAGTCCTACAGCGAGTGGTTTGGACTTGGGCTTACCTTAATTGATGCCTTGGATACCATGTGGATTTTAGGCTTAAAAGaag AGTTTGAAGAAGCAAGAAAATGGGTAGCGAACGACTTAGTATTTGATAAAAATGTGGATGTGAACCTCTTTGAGAGCACTATTCGTATCCTGGGGGGCTTGCTGAGCACCTACCATCTCTCCGGAGACAGCCTCTTCTTGGAAAAAGCT aaagaaattgGGAACAGGCTTATGCCAGCATTCAAGACACCCTCCAAGATACCATATTCCGATGTCAACATTGGCCGGGGCACTGCACATCCACCTCGTTGGACATCTGACAGCACCGTGGCCGAGGTGACCAGTATTCAGCTGGAGTTTAGGGAGCTCTCTCGTCTCACCGGCGATGAGAAATTCCAG aaagcTGTAGATGAGGTGATGAAGCACGTTCACACCCTCTCAGGGAAAAATGACGGACTAGTGCCTATGTTCATAAACACCAACAGCGGGCAGTTCACTCACTTGGGTGTCTATACTCTGGGAGCCAGAGCTGACAGCTACTATGAGTATTTGCTCAAGCAATGGATTCAgggtgggaaaaaagaaaacga GCTGTTGGAAGACTACATGAGAGCCATAGAAGGAGTGAAAAAGCATCTTCTTAAGAGATCACAACCCAAGAAGCTTACTTTTGTAGGAGAGCTTGCTCATGGCCATTTCAGTGCCAAGATG GATCACTTGGTTTGCTTTTTGCCCGGTACTTTGGCACTGGGAGCTCACAATGGATTGACTGCTGATCATATGAAACTGGCTGAAGCCCTTATAGAAACCTGTTACCAGATGTACGCTCAGGTAGAGACAGGCCTGAGTCCGGAGATTGTACACTTCAATCTTCACGCAcaaaagggccacaaagatgtgGAAATCAAG cCTGCAGACAGGCACAACTTACTGCGACCGGAAACTGTGGAAAGCCTTTTTTATATGTACAGATTCACCGGTGATAAGAAATACCAAGACTGGGGCTGGGAAATCTTGCAGAACTTCAATAAGTACACACGG gtTCCTACAGGTGGTTATACTTCCATTAACAACGTCCAGAATCCCAGTAATCCGGAGCCACGAGATAAGATGGAGAGCTTCTTCCTTGGGGAAACACTCAAATAcatgtttctgctgttttcagatgACATAGACTTAATCAACCTTGACAAATACGTATTTAACACGGAAGCTCATCCACTCCCTATCTGGGCACCAGCATAG